A region from the Streptomyces sp. 3214.6 genome encodes:
- a CDS encoding polysaccharide lyase translates to MRRRQFITALGVTTIGAGLAACSSGPGSGTSDSPGPSVGSATPLGADPAALARFFGPRLTARSGGSFGLSRVELLPVSPPALGRLLRVHYPARSASPSVAREYDRPQGGAQLYLALVNGAVDFLHLRYYVRFPEDFDFVKGGKLPGLYGGTVTSGRRIPDGGDGLSTRYMWRAHGAAEVYAYLPTSVAHGTSLGRGSWAWPVGRWVCVEQAVRLNRPGRLDGNVTVHVDGRQVLSQGGLEFRTTERLGIDGVLFSTFFGGSDPSWATVRSQYADFAAFAVSDRPIDPLPNV, encoded by the coding sequence GTGCGCAGACGGCAGTTCATCACGGCCTTGGGGGTCACCACGATCGGTGCGGGGCTCGCCGCCTGCTCCTCCGGCCCGGGGAGCGGCACGTCCGACTCCCCGGGGCCCTCCGTCGGCTCGGCCACCCCGCTGGGCGCGGACCCGGCAGCCCTGGCCCGGTTCTTCGGCCCCCGTCTCACGGCACGTTCGGGCGGTTCGTTCGGCCTCTCCCGAGTCGAGCTGCTGCCGGTCAGCCCTCCCGCGTTGGGCCGGCTGCTGCGGGTGCACTACCCGGCCCGCTCCGCCAGCCCGAGCGTGGCGCGAGAGTACGACCGGCCCCAGGGAGGAGCGCAGCTCTACCTCGCGCTGGTGAACGGCGCCGTCGACTTCCTCCACCTTCGTTACTACGTGCGGTTCCCGGAGGACTTCGACTTCGTCAAGGGTGGCAAGCTGCCCGGACTGTACGGCGGGACGGTGACGAGCGGTCGCCGTATTCCCGACGGCGGCGACGGACTGTCCACCCGCTACATGTGGCGCGCGCACGGCGCCGCCGAGGTCTACGCCTATCTGCCGACGTCGGTTGCCCACGGCACCTCGCTCGGCCGTGGCTCCTGGGCCTGGCCGGTCGGCCGCTGGGTGTGCGTCGAACAGGCCGTACGCCTCAACCGACCGGGCCGCCTGGACGGAAACGTGACCGTCCACGTCGACGGGCGGCAGGTGCTGAGCCAGGGCGGACTGGAATTCCGTACCACCGAGCGGCTCGGCATCGACGGAGTGCTCTTCTCGACCTTTTTCGGCGGCAGCGACCCGAGCTGGGCGACGGTGCGTTCGCAGTACGCCGACTTCGCGGCGTTCGCGGTGTCCGACCGACCGATCGACCCGCTTCCGAACGTCTGA
- a CDS encoding right-handed parallel beta-helix repeat-containing protein produces MNDQPLRPGPVAPAAPVAPTALSGSAVPVAPTALVGSTALAVPVVPSVQAGPAGRARVGLPTVPFTRSARRDAREGRSPRRLAVSLGVLGLLTGPVVLFGAPAQAASCSGQVRYASSTNTIYLTSGTASLSAIDALCPSAPLVETGPGTNTWELSADLVVQNGATLELHGTSVGGDVDTLRLRSLSDNVATHVSSITAQYGGIDIDSVHITSWDDATGAPDTDPYLPANAVSGSRARAFIRALSYLDTDGTPRESRMDIKDSDIGYLGSHAAESYGVSYKGRGCDSTHLDVCAALNVYGSQTSSRFHDNFMGTYTFDAYGMAFTGNEYDHNVMYGLDPHDDSDYLTITHNHSHDNGDHGIICSQRCDHLEIAYNEVDHNGIPPYVPTGDDDPSDNQVHGIMIHRGVTDSVIENNYVHDQPNGSGIAVFDSSGDTIRNNTVTGAEYGLRYSVGSRNITTTGNTVTNSSQYAVFTYQGSDIPAYTNSTGRPTNLVFTGNTFDTTSSNVVKLNQTDGTVFTGNTFSGVFSSGVLTQWSTGTVFSGNTVPTSLTYSVKGDSTTPGSITFKDVKQSTKASVDSVSSATFTGSAGTVYKASGYPAVTTALGSSGAGSTATLTAATVGTSQVTVTPQSVAVVPASGTAKGRVPSAAGAYEVLVAPGTAGTDLAFAATGLTAGASYALTAGGTTLATGTASADGTLTLHTAPSTTQEVDYRVVSAG; encoded by the coding sequence ATGAACGACCAGCCACTCAGACCAGGCCCGGTCGCCCCGGCCGCCCCGGTCGCCCCGACGGCCCTGTCGGGCTCGGCCGTCCCGGTCGCCCCGACCGCCCTGGTCGGCTCGACCGCCCTAGCCGTCCCGGTCGTCCCGTCCGTCCAGGCCGGCCCGGCCGGACGGGCTCGGGTCGGCCTCCCGACGGTCCCTTTCACCCGGTCGGCCAGGAGGGATGCCCGTGAGGGCCGCTCCCCCCGGCGCCTTGCCGTTTCCCTCGGCGTCCTCGGACTGCTGACCGGCCCGGTCGTGCTGTTCGGAGCGCCGGCCCAGGCCGCCTCGTGCTCCGGCCAGGTCCGGTACGCCAGCAGTACCAACACCATCTACCTGACCTCGGGCACCGCAAGCCTGTCGGCCATCGACGCCCTCTGCCCGTCCGCGCCACTGGTGGAGACGGGCCCCGGCACCAACACCTGGGAACTGAGCGCGGACCTGGTCGTCCAGAACGGCGCCACTCTCGAACTGCACGGCACATCGGTCGGCGGCGACGTCGACACCCTGCGGCTGCGCAGCCTGTCCGACAACGTCGCCACCCATGTCAGCTCCATCACCGCGCAGTACGGCGGCATCGACATCGACTCCGTGCACATCACGTCCTGGGACGATGCCACCGGCGCCCCCGACACCGACCCCTACCTGCCGGCGAACGCCGTCTCCGGCTCACGGGCGCGCGCCTTCATCCGGGCGCTGTCGTACCTGGACACCGACGGCACACCGCGCGAGTCGCGGATGGACATCAAGGACAGCGACATCGGCTACCTCGGCTCGCACGCCGCCGAGAGCTACGGCGTGTCCTACAAGGGCCGCGGCTGCGACTCCACCCACCTCGACGTGTGCGCGGCGCTGAACGTCTACGGCTCGCAGACCAGCAGCCGGTTCCACGACAACTTCATGGGCACGTACACGTTCGACGCGTACGGCATGGCCTTCACCGGCAACGAGTACGACCACAACGTCATGTACGGGCTCGACCCGCACGACGACTCCGACTACCTGACGATCACGCACAACCATTCGCACGACAACGGCGACCACGGGATCATCTGCTCGCAGCGCTGTGACCACCTGGAGATCGCGTACAACGAGGTCGACCACAACGGCATTCCGCCGTACGTCCCGACCGGTGACGACGACCCGTCGGACAACCAGGTCCACGGCATCATGATCCACCGCGGGGTCACCGACAGCGTCATCGAGAACAACTACGTCCACGACCAGCCCAACGGCTCCGGCATCGCGGTCTTCGACAGCAGTGGCGACACCATCCGCAACAACACCGTCACCGGCGCGGAGTACGGGCTGCGCTACAGCGTCGGCTCGAGGAACATCACCACGACCGGCAACACGGTGACGAACAGCAGCCAGTACGCGGTCTTCACCTACCAGGGCTCGGACATCCCGGCCTACACCAACAGCACCGGCCGGCCGACCAACCTCGTCTTCACCGGCAACACCTTCGACACGACCTCCAGCAACGTGGTGAAGCTGAACCAGACCGACGGGACGGTCTTCACCGGCAACACGTTCAGCGGTGTGTTCTCCTCCGGTGTACTCACCCAGTGGAGCACGGGGACCGTGTTCTCCGGCAACACCGTCCCCACGTCGCTGACGTACTCGGTGAAGGGCGACTCGACCACACCGGGCAGCATCACGTTCAAGGACGTCAAGCAGTCCACGAAGGCGTCGGTGGACTCGGTCAGCTCGGCGACGTTCACCGGCTCCGCCGGCACCGTCTACAAGGCGAGCGGCTACCCGGCCGTCACCACCGCCCTCGGCTCCTCGGGGGCCGGCAGCACGGCGACGCTGACCGCGGCGACCGTCGGCACCTCCCAGGTGACCGTCACCCCGCAGTCGGTCGCGGTGGTCCCCGCGAGCGGCACCGCGAAGGGCCGCGTGCCCTCCGCAGCCGGAGCCTACGAGGTCCTGGTCGCGCCCGGCACCGCCGGAACCGACCTCGCCTTCGCCGCCACCGGGCTGACCGCGGGCGCGAGCTACGCGCTGACCGCGGGCGGCACCACGCTCGCCACCGGCACGGCCTCCGCCGACGGCACCCTCACCCTGCACACGGCGCCGAGCACGACGCAGGAGGTGGACTACCGGGTCGTCAGCGCGGGTTAG